In the genome of Balearica regulorum gibbericeps isolate bBalReg1 chromosome 14, bBalReg1.pri, whole genome shotgun sequence, the window TGCAGAGAcacctgtctgtctgtccctggGTAGCCGGATGGCAGTACTCACAGGGTTGAGGAGCACGGTCAGGAACAGTTCACCCCCATTGATGATTTTGTCCAGCTCACTGGAGCCACCGGGGTACTCATTGTAGAAGATGGTGTGTGTGAAGAGGCCGCAGGTTTGCCGGGGGAGTACCTGGGGCAGGAGAAAGACATGGATAGAGCATCCAGGGCTGGGTCTCCTTCTGCTTCCCAAATGAGGGTCCTCAACCCTCAGTCCCTCCGAGGTCAGGATTGGCTCCCCTCTCCCTCAACCACCTTTGTCTTGAATTCTGATGCCCACACAGGATGGAGGTGGACAGATGGAGAAGCCAAAAATTGTCCTCACATGAGCTTCCCCCATGCAGGACAAGCAGAGGGCACAGTCCCCTCAAATCAAAGATTCTGGACTGCCCAGAAACCACCTGCTGAGGttctgggttttggtgggggagggagaggagagaagcaCCAGAGATATAGCCTGGCCACCTACCATGATGCCATTGTGGATGAAGCCACGACGATAGCGAGCTGGTTTCAGGTGGGGGTATTCCTCTGTGCTCGTCACTTTGATCGACCAAACCTGCTTCCAAGCTTCGTACAACTGCACGTGGACGGGGTACACGCCCGAGTGGTGGGGGGCCACAGCGTACCCCATGTCAGTGGGGATGCCATGCTCCTGCAGAGAAGAGAGCAGGGAGCAGGTGACCATGGAGCCTGCAAAACCACAACGTCCCAAACCAATCTCTCCCCAAGGGACTGCCCATTCCCAACTACAAACAGTCAATTTGTGCCTCTGGAGAGCAACCAGGGCCTGCACATCCTCTCCTAACCAGGGCTGTCTCCAGGAAAGGGAGCCCAGCAGCAGACACGCTGGGTGGACACTCGCTCCTCTGCTTCACGTGGACCACCCTCATCCCTGCCATTTCTGCTGTCACcaacagaacagcagcagcaaagcttttCTGTGGAGAATGAGGAGATACATCTACACAGGACTGTAAATTACAGTGTAAATTGCTTTCTATCAGTAGACATAAAACAGCCTGGAAATTCTGAACTGGACAACTGCCCATCCCAAGTATGGATGGTCCGCTCTCTCTAAGCACGCACCTCTCATTATCAGACAACTAATTCAAGTTAGCCTGAAGATCCCTCTCTTAGGCCATAGGACCAAATTATTATTACTGGGTCTGGCTTTACTTGTTTGGATTCAGGACAGCTGTGAGCAAACCAGTTGATCACAGCATGATCAGGTGTCAATGCTGGCTTTATCCAGGGCAGATAAAGGACAGTCCAAGAATGGACAACCCCTTACCAAGCTGAAGGTCAGAGCCTGCCTTTATAGAGAGAGCATATCCCCGACAGCTCAGCCTGCAGAGGGAGTTTCCATTAGCTGGAGCCTCCTGGCACGTGGCCTCGGCTCCAGGATCCCACAGCACTGCCCTGCACAGTATCAAACCGTGCCGGGCTGAGCACCGACCCCGGGCTCAGTTAAAACCCAGCACACAGCAACCCAAGCAGCCGCTTCCTCCCGCAGAGCCACGGATCGGACCCCCACGTCCCCCAGGTCGGACCTCCACATCCCCCCGGGGTCGGACCTCCGCATCCCCCTGGCCAGGCAACGCACAGACCATGTCTCCCCTTGAGCATGCACAGGCACGGCTTGCTGCCACAGCGGCACGATGGCCGATGCAGATAAATGCTTCTCCTCCAAGTACTAGCGTATAAATGGATTTACCCACCCAGCTGCAACATGGGGATCGTGACTTAACGTCACCAGGTCCCTTTGCTCCAGCAAGCAGAGACCATCATCCAGGTCCCTCgggaaatctttttttcccccccttctcccaTCCTCCCCCCACCACAAGCATCCCCGCCGGCGGCATCTTACTCACGACAGCGAATTTCTTGTTTAAGGTCATCTGCTCAGCGAGAACCGACTGGTTGTGGAAGAGGTGAGGCTGCATGTGGCTCCACATGTGGGGGAACCACCAGAACTCCCTCACGTAGGACAGCAGCAGGTCGTCGCCTTCGTCCTCGGCATCAGTACCTGTGGCACGACACTCACTGTCACCACCGGGCACAAgcagcaggggcagagggagggggagcCCCTCTCGGTGACCGGGTGATGGGGGTCAGCGGGGTGGGATGTCCGAGGACCCTCCCGCGGCCCCAACTTCAGCCTCTATGAGCACCGGTTTGCGCCCCAACACCAGCCATATGGCACCAACACGCAAATCGATGCCCTCGCCCTCCTCACCCGTGTGGAAGAATTTCCCTGAGTATCCCAGGTTGAAGGTGAAGTTTGGGATGTGGGTGCGCAGCTCGTTCTGCGTGTCGAACAGTgcctgggagggggggagagaaagcaagatGTCCTCAGCATGCTGCCGTGGGGACAGCTGCCATGCCAGGGCAAGGACCCGTGTCCTCGAGAGCTTCACAGAGGGGCTCccaggggggcagggggtgctcTGAGGACAGGAAAGCTCATCCCTGGAGCATCCCAAGCGTCCAGCCCCATGCATCCCCTGCCCACCCACCCAGGACATCGCAGCCGCACCTTGACATCTTCCACCTTCATGCGCGTGCCCTCCTTGCCCACAAAGATGTCGTCGATGTCCACCAGAATGTAGCGGTcgaggggcagggagagcctCTTGCCCGTCAGGAAGGAGACAGAGTCCACGAAGACCAGCTTGTGCAGCCAGAAGTTGAGGTTGTTGCCAAAAAGCACCCTCTGGATGCCATCATGGAGGCCCAGGTCCTGCATCACGGTGGTGTGCAGCGCTGCGTCCACGCTCATGTGTGGGATGGATTCGGCCGATTTGGTCTTGGCCAGGAGGACCGGTTCATAGGTGGAGTGGTTGGACTGGAAGACGGTCCAGTCCTCCCCGGGGAGCACACCCTTCTCCACCTCGCTGGGGCGTGTGATGTACAGCAAGGGCGACTTGGGGTTGATGCTGCAGTCCTTCAGCGCCAGGTTGGagtggaggaagagggggaagcCCTTCAGCTGGGCGCTCAGCAGGCTGTTCTCGTTGGCCTGCATGGGGGAGATGGGGGCTAGAGGAGACGGGACACCGGGGACAAGTGCCCAGActggctgtgcaggcaggggctcACCAGGGACACTGACAGCCATGGCAAGGGGGTAGGTGGCTCACCACCCCCAGAGATCTGGGTGCCAGGTGTCCCCAACGCTTCCCTTCCCGAGCACAGGATGCCCTCACCCCCCTCGCACACTCAATCCTGCTCACGTCCAACGTGTAAAGCCTCCCGGCACTGTGAGCCCtgggcaggagaaaggcagggGGCTGCTGAGCAAAATACCTGCTCATGCTTTTGGTGAACCCTAGCAAGGGTCGCTGCTGGGAAACGGGGCACTAAAAGCAACCGGAGAGATCCCAGAGGTGTGTTTTTACCCCCAAATCACTCAGGGGCCACAGAGCCCTTCCACAGGGACAGGGCTAAGATGGTGCCCTCTGCTAGAAGCCTGTGCCCCACGCCAGGCTGCGGGCCGGCTCCACGCCAACTGCGGCTGCTTGCAGAAAGCAAGGGGAGGACAAAGTCCCTGCAGGGCAGCGGGACCCCAGTCCCCTGCTCACACCTGCCCTCATCACGGGGTCTTGGCTCACCCCATGCACCCCTTACCTTGAAGAAGCCGATGATGCCCACGCCGTACTCCACGCAGTACTTGTCCAGCAGCTCCCGGTTCCAGGCGTCCAGGTTGACATACTTGAGGATGTTCTCGTAGATGATGAGCGCAAAGCGTCCCCGGTCCTTGTCAGTCAGCGTGGGCATGTCCCCCTTCCCCGGGGCAATCTCTGTCCTGTATTTGAAGCGACTCGACTCCAAAATGGCCACGATCTCCTGGCCCAGCTGGGAGTAGAGGCTCTCCACGAAGACCAGCACCAAGGGGTCAGTGCGGGACGAGTCAGCCACCTTGAGCGCCTTCAGCGGCAGCAAGCGGGAAGGGGCGACCTTGGGCTCATCACAGTCCGGCCCCGCAACGTCCCCGGAGGGCTCCAAGCCCCTTTTCCACCCATATAAATAATACGCAGAGATGAAAACACTGAGCAGGCAGAAGACGAAGAGCAGGAGCAACACCACCTGCGGAGAGAGCTGCCGGATACCCCGCCGGGCCCTGGCCAGCACAGTCATCCTTGCATCCGCGGGGCAAGGTGGggcccctctcccctgcccgccccctcccctcgtgagccccggggaggggaagaagcaaccaaccaaaaaaaaaaaaaaaaaaggtaaaataaaattgaatgctacttataaattaaaatactagcaggctgcctgtgcaggctctctcccctccagcagtCCGGCGTCCCTTGCTGTCTGCTTCATGTCACCATGGCAGACACACCGAGAGTCCCCTTGCCGAGCCGAAATCCCCGCGGTGgtggcagcggcagcagcagcagccccatggCCTCAGCGGGGCGAGGGGGTGGCGGGCGGCCTCGGAGTGGCTCGCGGCGGGCGCGCGGGCATGGCGGCTCCCCAGGGCGCCCCGGTGCCCCGGCTCCACACGGTGCCCTGCGAGAGAGAGACGGGATGAGCGGGCAGGGCCGGCGTCGGTACCAACGCTGCCGCTTTTATTTACACCAGCGCAGCAGCCGTGGCAGATCCCTCGGCGAGCTCGCCGGCGTGCCAGGGCTTGCCACGAGAGCGTCGCGAGCTCCCGACGGTGCCGGGAATGCAGCATTGCACGCGTGCCGCAGGACCCCAGCTGCGGTGTGTGCCTGGGGCATAGCGGCACTGTCGGGGTGCTATGGCGGGAGCCCCCCCCGACACCCCATGAGTCCTCATCGCACCGAGCGGCTGGAGaagcagccctgctcctcctgtTTGCCCAGCGGGAGCCAGGCTGTGGTGAGAATGGGGGTACGGGTAGTCCGAGCCCCCCACTGCTCAGCCCggctggcagggagggatgcaggcagcTGGCCAGCCGGACGGCACGAGGCTGAGCCGGGAGACGCCAGCCAAGGTCACCGAGACAGGCACGCAGGAGCGCCCACATGGAGCCAAAGGGACCTTGggaatgtttttcctttccctgtgaaaggcccatttaaaaaaaagaaaagaaagaaataaaaaggatgagCACCGCTTGCCAGATGAAGACACCCAGGACACACACCGATCTGGCCagtgtttaaggaaaaaaactagCGGCACGGTGGCTTGCAGCACCTTCCCAAACCCACCACGGGTGCTGGGGACAAGGGCAGAGGTCCCCACTCCTCTCCGGGGAGAGGTCCCTGCGCCCCGCTGGCACCGCGGCCAAGTGCCCGCCCTACAGACACCAGCCGGGCACATAACGGGATTAAACGTGGCCGGCTGAACGGTACCGTGGATTACAGGCTGGGGCTTGGCAGGGTAATCCTGTcatccctgcccttccctgcagTGAGCCCCGCTCCAGGCCCCCGCGCGCTCCAGGCCCCCGCCGGCAGCCAGCCTCCATCACCGTCTCCACCACCGCCGGCTGTGCCGGGCACGGCAGAGCACCTGGTTTTACTGATTTGTAATTTATCTTTGGGCACGTGGGTGATCTCCAGACAGGATCAGGGAGGATGTTCCTTGGCATCCCCAGGTGTGCCCTGCCCCAATTCAATCCTGCTTTCCCTCCGGTGGGGCTGGACCTTCAGCATCCCCAGGAGAGCATCCCAGCCAGGATTTTGGGGCAGGGCACTTCTCCAGGTCCAAATGAAGCAGCACACAGGGACGTTGTGCCCATGCAGAGGGAGGCTCCCTTGCCCGGGTACCATCCCTAGGGATGCAGAGAGCCAGGACCACGTTATCAAGTATCCCAGTCGTGCCATCCTGTTCCCCCTCTGTTTCTCTCATCTTTTAGGAGCAGAGGGTGCTGGTAGCCACAGTCCCATGGCAATGGGCAGGGAAGTGGCAAAGAGCAGGTTTGATGCCAAGCGGCGGAGCTGGTGGCTGACGGGCAGGACCACACGTCCATCCTCGCACCACCCACCATGAGACAGCAGACGGGAAGAGGGCCCTGTGCCCGCATCACCTGCCATTTCCAAGGGGGCTTCGTTAGTCTGTCCTCTTCTAAGAGCATTTAATTATGGTACTTAATGACCAAATTTTGGAGACAGCATCTCCAGGCACACACCGGCTGACTCTCTCCAGTCAGAGAGAGAGTGGAGGCTGCCACGTCAAAGCACGAAGGCAATCCCTGCTCAGGCAGGGGACCAGCGCCGGACCCCCGGAGCAGCCAGGTGTGAGCCGGGACCGGGGCAGGCAGCGTCCCGCCCCATGAACCCGCTGCCGAGGCAGAAAGCAGGCAGGAATCCTGCTCTGCCGGTTTGCTGCCGGAGCAAAACCCTCCACAGGGAGGATGCTGAGAGGTTCAGGGCAATGCTGTGGGGTGGGGATGCTCCCACTCAGGGTGTTCCCCACACGAGTGGGCGCTGGCTGCACGCTGCCCAGCAAAGCCTGCACATCCCTGGCACCGGTGGGAGAGCCGACAACTCCACAACGGAGAAGGAAGCAGGTTTAGGTCCAAGAGCACAAAACAAGTTCTCGAGACCAACagcttttctaaaacaaaaaaggaaacacgacagtaaaatagaaaaaaaaagagagaactggCAAGGTGACAGCCAGAGTCAAACTTCCTTTTAACCTGATTTTTAGAAACTCCTCAGGTGCCTTTTAAAACCACAGTGGTTATTTAAAAAGGCACCAGCTGGAAATGTCAGCCCGAGTCCCACATGCAGATCTCAGGCCCCCAGAAACAGCGTACGGTGCCGGTGAGCTCCCATCGCACAGGCGGGTGCTCAGCCACAGCCGCACGTCAACGATGCAAGAGAAAGAGCCCcggaaaatgctgttttctggggGTGTTCTGAGCAAAGCCCTGGCCCAGGCTCCGCTGGGCAGGAGGCTCGCCGAGGAGGCTTAGCCACAACGCTCTTAATCCGGCCGCCCTGACAAACACAATCAGCATCTGAGCAGCTTTCCCGGCACGGCTGGGAGCCTGGAGCACCCACGGGGCCAGATCCGACCCCGGGGCAGGCAGGATCAGTGGCCGGGAAAGCCCTTTACTATCAGCACTTTCAAATCTAAGAtagctgcaggaggaagggggaaacggttgaaaagcttttctaaacCCGCCCGCCTGGTGTGGTCTGGGGGCTGTGGTTTCCCCCTAGCCAGAGTTACTGGCCACAAACGCTCCCCAGGGAACCAGCGCACCCCGGAAAGGCAGAGGGGCACCGGAGGAGATGAGAGGGGATGAAACCATCTCCATCAGCAGCTTGCAGTGCTCTCCTGTTAACCTCTGGTGGGATTTTGCAGGGATGCAATGGGAGGATTAAATATAAGCTAGGAAGTGCAAGGGGATccggaggagaaggaagggttGGTGCTCCCAGCCGACAACCACAGCAGGGTTTGATTTTTCCAGGGGTACAGTAGGTCCGACCACAGGTGCCAGCAGTGAACATGAGGCAGTTCCCAAGTCCTGGCTGTCAAATAAATCAACTGTCCCAACCCCACTGCCCAGGGATGGGAGATGAGCTCAAAACTGTGGGTGTGACATGGCAAGAGATCGCTCCCATGTCTCCCCTGCACCACTTTGgaaagggctggggaggggggagcaagCATCCATCTTCCTGGCAGACAGACCCACAGACCTGCTCCCCACCACACGGAGCAGGACCCTGACCCCTGACTCCAGTATCTCAGACCCCCAACATTCAACCCCCAGAGACAGGAAACACCGCAGCCAGACAGGTCATCCCACCCCCCTCCTGTCTGCACCTTTTGGGTGTGCACCCCTGCTCCTCACTCCCCATCGCCGCAGGGAGAGCCCCACTGCACCGGTACTGCCAGGTAATCACCCTGCCCGCACCACACCAGTGCCACTTCCCCACATAAGCCAGTCCTGGGGGTTAAGCCTGGATGGAGGAGGATTTAGAGGCAGGATGCTAAATTGCATCGTCCAGCTCAGCGATTTACAATCGCTTCTGCTCGCTCCAACGCTTCCCTTCTCGCATCCGACCACCGCTCAGCCCCACCGACACATCTACTTCGTCTCCCACTTGGACATTTGATGGCAACAGTCTACTGGAAGGTCTAAATTAATCCAGGCTGGGACCCAGGTCCCCAGCGGGGTGACAGTGCTCAGCCCACCATGCCTGCTGTCTCTCCCATGCCTCATGCATCCTCACCAGCATCCACAGCAGACACTGCCTGgtgccctgcagccccaggaaTTGCAAACTATCTGTAAAAGAGGCAGatgaattattattaatagGTTTAAGTTCCCTCTAGAGGGAATCCCCTTCATTCCGCTGCTAATATTTAGAGGGCTGCAGATCTAAAACCACTGAGCTAAGCGCATCTGTAGAGAGGAGATTAATGCCACCATATTATTCAAGAGACAACCGTGAGCTTGAGACAGGGGAgcctgctttgaaaataaaaaagtaactgGCATGAAAAACCTGCCTTTAAACACCTACCTCTGCACCACTGCCTCTACCAACTCTGAACGGCAGCGACCCAAACTGTAACTGGAAATACCTGCAAAGAGTTGGGAGTACTGGCATGGGGGAAGAGCCATCCCAAGGTGCAAAGGGCCAttgcctgtccctgtccccgtccccatccccatccccttcctccccagccagggccACCAGATCCACTGGCCAAGACAAGGCACAACCAGGAGGAGATTAACTCCTTTGCTTTGGTGCTCAGCGGTGTCACGATGCACACCAGTATCAAAGCAGGGGAGGCACCGGCTCACAGCTCCCTGCGCATCCCACCTCCAAGGTGTTTCCTCGAGCAGGGAACAAAGCCCTGCGCCGGAGGGGATGAAGCTGCAACCAGGCATAAAAGCTTCAACTGCTGGAAAACTGGGGATTTTCCTGGTGATTCCCACTTACTGACAGCTCAGGCGAGCCTTTAGGATGGGCCCAAAGAGACACGGATGGCAGGATGAGCTTTATGGAcacccagcagcatcctgccagGCTGCAAACTCAGGGTAcccaggcaggggagagggatACGGAACAGACAGAGAGGGGAAAACGAGCAGAAGGACAGAAATGAGCAGAAACGAGCTCATCCTGGCCGGCCACTCTCGCGGAGACCGCCCGCACACCACCGGCGCGGTTTTATAATGCCAGATAAGGAGCGTCTTAGCGGTAGATTACACGGGCTGCTTAAGCGCTTTGCAAACAGTAGTTACAACATGCCAGGGAGAAAAacaccctgctgctggcagggggacAGCCCCAGCGCCGCATTCCTAAGGACACCAGCGTTTCCCCAGTGCCCAAAAGGTGCAAAATTAAAGGACAAtggcagccctggcagctgcccttgggacaggcaggagcaggcaggggcaggcagctaCCAGTGCTGCTCCCACCCCAAACGCAGCCGGTTTGGTTTCTCCGCACTGTGCACAGGCTGGACAGGGAATATTGGGAAAATTTATCCCTGATTTATTCAAGGTCTGGAGCGTTTGCACCCTGGGGgaacttcagaaggaaaatcctCCCTTTTTCTCAGCACTTTACTTAAGATCTGATTTATAAAGCCGGGCCAGAAGTGAGCAGTCGGAGCATCCACCTGAATTGCTGCTGCCAAACCAAGTTTCCCCTCTGGAAATAAAACTCCAGCTCTGGCTGCCCATCGCCTGCCCACTCCTGCAGGAAAGAAACCAAGATGAGCGATGAGCCCAGCGAAAGCGGTCAAagattttcacattaaaaaagttatttttggcTAAAGCGCCTAGCTCTGGAAGAGATGTGTTTCACCCAGAAAGCCCTGTTAGCACTTCAGTTTTActggaaaagataaaattaacGCTTTCCTTgggttttcttcaaaaaaaaacaatcatgaaaatgttgttttccctGCAGAGGCATGGAAAGGCAAGGGTTGGTGTGTGGTGAATCgctccaaatattttctgaatttgtagggaggaaaaacccccaaagaaatgaaaaaaaaccacccaaaccccCAAAGACTGGGTGAGGTTTCTGGAAGTCCATGATCAAAACTTTTTccgcagcagagcagctggtaAGCCTGACTAGTGGGGC includes:
- the NDST1 gene encoding bifunctional heparan sulfate N-deacetylase/N-sulfotransferase 1, whose translation is MTVLARARRGIRQLSPQVVLLLLFVFCLLSVFISAYYLYGWKRGLEPSGDVAGPDCDEPKVAPSRLLPLKALKVADSSRTDPLVLVFVESLYSQLGQEIVAILESSRFKYRTEIAPGKGDMPTLTDKDRGRFALIIYENILKYVNLDAWNRELLDKYCVEYGVGIIGFFKANENSLLSAQLKGFPLFLHSNLALKDCSINPKSPLLYITRPSEVEKGVLPGEDWTVFQSNHSTYEPVLLAKTKSAESIPHMSVDAALHTTVMQDLGLHDGIQRVLFGNNLNFWLHKLVFVDSVSFLTGKRLSLPLDRYILVDIDDIFVGKEGTRMKVEDVKALFDTQNELRTHIPNFTFNLGYSGKFFHTGTDAEDEGDDLLLSYVREFWWFPHMWSHMQPHLFHNQSVLAEQMTLNKKFAVEHGIPTDMGYAVAPHHSGVYPVHVQLYEAWKQVWSIKVTSTEEYPHLKPARYRRGFIHNGIMVLPRQTCGLFTHTIFYNEYPGGSSELDKIINGGELFLTVLLNPISIFMTHLSNYGNDRLGLYTFKHLVRFLNSWTNLKLQTLPPVQLAQKYFQIFSEEKDPLWQDPCEDKRHKDIWSKEKTCDRFPKLLIIGPQKTGTTALYLFLGMHPDLSSNYPSSETFEEIQFFNGHNYHKGIDWYMEFFPIPSNTTSDFYFEKSANYFDSEVAPRRAAALLSKAKVITILINPADRAYSWYQHQRAHDDPVALKYTFHEVITAGPEAAPKLRTLQNRCLVPGWYATHIERWLNSYHANQILVLDGKLLRTEPAKVMETVQKFLGVTNFIDYHKTLAFDPKKGFWCQLLDGGKTKCLGKSKGRKYPEMDSDSRAFLRDYYRDHNIELSKLLYKMGQTLPTWLREELQSTR